The proteins below are encoded in one region of Hordeum vulgare subsp. vulgare chromosome 3H, MorexV3_pseudomolecules_assembly, whole genome shotgun sequence:
- the LOC123445028 gene encoding putative ABC transporter C family member 15: MPPSDDFQHPMEQLQALDCVRAAAFAVLLVWTLAEFLKRRKRRHQEAAAAGQGGDMASWQRGGAASIVAFCNASIALSHIGFSVLGFWKQRAVSPGLVFESASWLLSTLLLLYFKHEDAAGVVVSSNWPPVLVSWWFFSFLSESVLATLHLLRLFDSATVVVDFASLPFCTVICLVVVAMSLSKANQKELDQPLLLREDADDSSRDRFSSSGWWSRLTFRWLNPVFEKGHRVRLELEHIPSVPQSETAEQSYALLQETLHKQKPEPMPLREAIICAVWTPLVTNAVFAGLNTFSSYMGPFLITYLVELLSDKNTEKGHGHGYMLACLFFASKTVESLSQRQWYFGARRIGFQVRAALMVSIYKKSLLMKNSSTVAGKVVNFLDVDVEKVGEFFWYIHGIWLLPLQIFLALAILYHSLGAMASLSAVLVTVLVMVSNTPLANSQQNLNMKIMEAKDSRIKAMAEAMKSMRILKLHAWETAYLDKLLKLRDVERGWLRKYLYTCSAIAFLFWASPTLVSVVTFGVCILVEIPLSAGTVLSALATFRILQDPIYNLPELVSMVTQTKVSLDRIEEFIKEDYQGKPSFYGNITGTKDLAMTGEIVIEPGEYSWEADNSSKKTKVTLKINSKVSIGKGLKVAVCGPVGSGKSSLLYSIMGEIPRVSGAEPTVVGSRAYVPQSAWIQTGTIQDNVLFGKAMDRSLYEEVLQGCALDRDLELWSNGDMTVVGERGVNLSGGQKQRIQLARALYSDSDVYFLDDPFSAVDAHTSAHLFKECLLRLMSSKTVMYVTHQLEFLRDSDLVLVMNDGRIVQSGKYDDLIADKDGELSEQMAAHDQSLSQVNPAKAHGLAEIKQQKKQILTTEIESDGHAIGRECEEERESGRVKWDVYRKFVTSAYGGGLIPVVLLCQIFFQGLQICSNYWIAWAAEREDQVSKKKMIGIFVLLSAGSSVFILGRAVFLSTIAIKTAQQLFLGMIRNIFRAPMSFFDSTPSSRILNRASTDQATVDTDIPYRLAGLIFAMIQLLSIIFIMSQIAWPIFMLFIIIIAISTWYQSYYISSARELARMVGIRKAPVLHHFSETVSGAATIRCFNQGEKFLTKSLALIDDYTRITFHNSATVEWLCIRINFLFNLVFFVMLVILVSLPRDTIDPSLAGLAATYGLNLNVLQAWVIWNLCNVENKMISVERIFQFTNIPSESPLVIENCRPMETWPWCGTIQIEALQIQYSPDMPMVLKGMNCTFPGEKKIGVVGRTGSGKSTLIQALFRVVEPSAGRIFIDGVDISLLGVHDLRCRLSIIPQEPTLFQGTVRTNLDPLQQHLDTEIWEVLRKCRLEEIVREDNRLLDAPVVEDGENWSVGQRQLVCLARVLLMKRKILVLDEATASVDTATDNIIQKTIRQETDNCTVITIAHRIPTVIDSDLVLVLGEGRILEFDSPGNLLRDESSAFSKLVMEFMGRSEGRHQPELMQRHQVITNLADLT, encoded by the exons ATGCCACCTTCTGATGATTTCCAGCATCCCATGGAGCAATTGCAAGCATTGGACTGCGTCCGGGCAGCAGCGTTCGCCGTCCTGCTGGTTTGGACCCTTGCAGAGTTCTTGAAACGGAGGAAGCGGAGGCATCAGGAAGCAGCAGCGGCAGGGCAAGGCGGCGACATGGCCTCGTGGCAGCGAGGAGGGGCAGCCAGTATAGTTGCATTCTGCAACGCTTCCATCGCGCTGTCCCATATCGGGTTCTCGGTTCTTGGGTTCTGGAAGCAGCGAGCCGTCTCCCCGGGCCTGGTATTTGAATCTGCCTCATGGCTTCTGTCTACTCTACTCTTGCTCTACTTCAAGCATGAAGATGCTGCAGGAGTAGTAGTATCGTCCAACTGGCCTCCGGTTCTTGTTTCTTGGTGGTTCTTCAGCTTCCTATCGGAATCGGTCCTCGCCACGCTGCATTTGCTTCGCCTCTTTGATTCTGCAACTGTCGTCGTCGATTTCGCTTCTCTTCCTTTCTGCACCGTCATCTGCCTGGTGGTTGTAGCTATGAGCCTTTCCAAAGCAAACCAGAAAGAGCTGGACCAGCCGCTGCTACTGAGGGAGGACGCTGATGACAGCAGCAGGGATAGGTTCTCTAGCTCGGGGTGGTGGAGTCGCCTCACATTCCGGTGGCTGAACCCAGTCTTTGAGAAGGGGCACAGGGTGAGGCTCGAGCTGGAACACATCCCGTCTGTGCCTCAGTCCGAGACGGCAGAGCAGTCATATGCCTTGCTTCAGGAGACACTCCACAAGCAGAAACCAGAGCCGATGCCACTGCGGGAAGCCATCATTTGTGCTGTCTGGACACCTTTGGTCACCAATGCAGTCTTTGCAG GGCTCAACACTTTTTCTTCTTATATGGGACCATTCTTGATCACCTACTTGGTGGAGCTACTCTCCGACAAGAACACTGAAAAGGGCCATGGCCATGGCTACATGCTTGCATGCCTCTTCTTTGCCTCCAAGACAGTTGAGTCACTCTCACAGCGGCAGTGGTACTTTGGCGCCCGCAGAATTGGATTCCAGGTGCGCGCAGCACTGATGGTGTCCATCTACAAGAAGTCCTTGCTAATGAAGAACTCGAGCACAGTTGCAGGGAAAGTTGTGAACTTCCTTGATGTTGACGTCGAGAAGGTTGGTGAGTTCTTCTGGTACATCCATGGGATTTGGTTGCTGCCCTTGCAAATTTTCTTAGCACTTGCCATCCTGTACCATAGTCTTGGTGCAATGGCCTCGCTGTCTGCAGTCCTCGTAACAGTGTTGGTGATGGTGAGCAACACGCCACTGGCAAATTCACAGCAGAACCTCAATATGAAGATAATGGAGGCGAAGGACTCGCGCATCAAGGCTATGGCTGAGGCAATGAAGAGCATGAGGATCTTGAAGCTTCATGCATGGGAGACAGCCTACTTGGACAAGCTCCTGAAGCTCAGGGATGTGGAAAGGGGGTGGCTCAGGAAGTATCTCTATACGTGCTCAGCAATAGCTTTCCTGTTCTGGGCCTCACCAACGTTGGTTTCGGTCGTTACCTTTGGTGTCTGCATTCTTGTGGAGATACCATTGTCAGCTGGAACAGTCTTATCAGCCCTTGCCACGTTTAGAATCCTCCAAGACCCAATCTACAACCTCCCTGAGCTTGTGTCAATGGTCACACAAACCAAGGTGTCCTTGGATAGAATAGAGGAGTTCATCAAAGAAGACTACCAGGGGAAGCCAAGTTTTTATGGCAACATAACTGGAACGAAGGACTTGGCAATGACTGGTGAAATAGTAATTGAACCAGGAGAGTACAGTTGGGAAGCTGACAATAGCTCGAAGAAAACAAAGGTAACACTCAAGATCAACAGCAAGGtgagcatcgggaagggtctcaagGTTGCGGTGTGCGGGCCAGTTGGTTCAGGCAAATCAAGCCTCCTTTACAGCATCATGGGAGAGATTCCAAGGGTTAGCGGTGCAGAACCAACAGTTGTCGGGTCAAGGGCATATGTCCCACAGAGTGCGTGGATTCAAACTGGGACAATTCAAGACAATGTGCTCTTTGGTAAAGCTATGGACAGAAGCTTATACGAAGAGGTGCTACAAGGGTGTGCTTTGGATAGAGATTTGGAGTTATGGTCCAATGGAGATATGACTGTAGTTGGGGAAAGAGGTGTGAACCTAAGTGGAGGCCAGAAGCAGAGGATCCAACTTGCGAGGGCATTGTACAGCGATTCTGATGTTTATTTCTTGGATGATCCCTTCAGTGCTGTGGATGCACATACTAGTGCACATCTCTTCAAG GAATGCTTACTGAGGCTAATGTCCTCTAAGACAGTCATGTATGTTACTCATCAGCTAGAGTTCTTGCGAGATTCAGACCTCGTTCTG GTTATGAACGATGGAAGGATTGTTCAGTCTGGGAAATATGATGATCTGATAGCTGACAAAGATGGAGAGCTCTCGGAGCAAATGGCTGCACATGATCAATCCCTTAGTCAGGTCAACCCAGCAAAAGCACATGGCTTGGCCGAAATCAAACAACAGAAGAAGCAGATTTTGACCACAGAAATAGAATCAGATGGCCATGCCATAGGGAGGGAATGTGAAGAAGAGCGTGAATCTGGAAGAGTCAAATGGGATGTTTACCGCAAGTTCGTCACCTCTGCGTATGGTGGAGGTCTCATCCCTGTTGTTCTTCTATGCCAAATATTTTTCCAGGGACTGCAGATATGTAGCAACTACTGGATTGCATGGGCAGCAGAGAGAGAGGATCAAGTAAGCAAGAAGAAGATGATTGGTATATTTGTGCTGTTGTCTGCAGGAAGCTCGGTATTTATATTGGGAAGAGCTGTCTTCCTTTCAACAATTGCCATTAAAACTGCCCAACAGCTCTTCTTAGGCATGATTAGAAATATTTTCCGAGCACCAATGAGCTTCTTTGATTCCACTCCATCAAGTCGGATACTCAATAGG GCTTCAACAGATCAAGCCACAGTTGACACAGATATTCCCTACAGGCTAGCAGGGCTGATATTCGCAATGATTCAGCTCCTCAGCATTATTTTCATCATGTCCCAAATTGCTTGGCCAATATTCATGCTATTCATAATAATAATTGCAATCTCCACTTGGTATCAG AGCTATTACATCAGTTCGGCTAGAGAGCTAGCAAGGATGGTTGGCATCAGAAAAGCTCCAGTCCTCCACCATTTTTCAGAGACTGTATCAGGAGCTGCAACTATTAGATGCTTTAATCAGGGAGAGAAGTTCTTGACAAAGAGTCTTGCGCTAATTGATGACTATACCCGCATTACTTTCCATAATTCAGCAACAGTTGAATGGCTATGCATCCGTATCAACTTCCTCTTCAACCTTGTGTTTTTCGTGATGCTAGTCATACTTGTCTCCTTGCCACGGGATACAATTGATCCAA GTCTTGCAGGGCTTGCAGCTACCTATGGCCTTAACCTTAATGTGTTACAAGCATGGGTTATATGGAATCTGTgcaatgttgaaaacaagatgaTCTCGGTAGAGAGGATTTTCCAGTTCACAAACATACCGAGTGAATCTCCTTTAGTGATTGAGAACTGTAGACCAATGGAAACATGGCCATGGTGCGGAACCATTCAGATCGAGGCTCTCCAAATTCAGTACAGCCCTGACATGCCCATGGTTCTCAAAGGCATGAACTGCACATTTCCAGGAGAAAAGAAAATTGGGGTGGTAGGGCGGACAGGGAGTGGGAAGTCTACTCTCATCCAGGCTTTATTTCGGGTCGTTGAACCATCTGCAGGACGGATATTCATAGATGGAGTGGACATATCGCTTTTGGGAGTGCATGATTTGCGGTGTAGATTGAGTATTATACCACAAGAACCAACTCTCTTCCAAGGGACTGTCAGAACAAACCTGGATCCTCTACAACAACATCTGGACACTGAAATATGGGAG GTTCTGCGTAAGTGCCGTCTTGAGGAGATTGTCAGAGAAGACAATAGGTTGTTAGATGCACCAG TAGTTGAAGATGGCGAAAACTGGAGTGTGGGGCAGAGGCAACTTGTGTGCTTGGCCAGGGTATTGCTGATGAAAAGGAAAATACTTGTTTTAGATGAAGCTACAGCATCAGTTGATACTGCGACTGATAATATCATCCAAAAGACGATAAGGCAAGAAACGGACAATTGCACAGTTATTACAATTGCACATAGGATCCCCACCGTGATTGACAGCGACCTTGTTCTTGTACTCGGAGAAG GTAGGATACTAGAGTTTGATTCACCGGGAAATCTACTTAGAGATGAATCATCAGCTTTCTCAAAGCTGGTGATGGAATTCATGGGAAGGTCAGAGGGCCGACATCAACCAGAGCTAATGCAGAGGCATCAAGTAATTACCAACCTAGCTGACCTCACTTAG